One part of the Meleagris gallopavo isolate NT-WF06-2002-E0010 breed Aviagen turkey brand Nicholas breeding stock chromosome 20, Turkey_5.1, whole genome shotgun sequence genome encodes these proteins:
- the DHRS7C gene encoding dehydrogenase/reductase SDR family member 7C isoform X1, with translation MGILAVFALPLLLLGISGIIYIYQTLIWLVSKSAVQNKVVVITDAISGLGKECSRVFHSGGARLVLCGRTWEKLEALYDALISVADPSTTYTPKLVLLDISDIDYIQDVAKEILNCYGCVDILINNASMKVKGAVQSISLELDKKIMDANYFGPITLTKAILPNMISRRTGQIVLINSIQGKIGVPFRAACKLYVHSYDAASKHAAVGFFDCLRAEMEEFDISVSTVNPTFICSYHHQPAPGNWEASIWKFFFRKVTYGVHPAEVAEEVLRTVSSKKQEVLMANPIPRAAVYIRTFFPEVFFAIVASGIREKLKTEQEN, from the exons ATGGGTATTCTTGCTGTATTTGCCCTACCATTGCTTCTTCTTGGGATCAGTGGAATCATTTATATTTACCAGACACTCATATGGCTAGTGTCCAAATCAGCAGTGCAAAACAAGGTAGTGGTGATCACAGATGCCATCTCTGGACTAGGCAAGG AATGTTCTCGAGTGTTTCATTCAGGAGGAGCAAGGCTTGTGTTGTGTGGCAGAACATGGGAGAAGTTGGAAGCCTTGTATGATGCTTTAATTAGCGTGGCAGACCCCAGTACA aCATATACACCAAAGCTCGTTCTTCTGGATATCTCAGACATAGACTACATTCAAGACGTAGCTAAGGAAATCCTGAATTGCTATGGTTGTGTGGATATACTCATCAACAATGCAAGTATGAAGGTAaaaggagcagtgcagagcattTCATTGGAACTTGATAAAAAGATAATGGATGCCAACTATTTTGGACCTATAACATTAACCAAag ccaTTCTTCCCAACATGATTTCTAGAAGAACTGGCCAAATAGTTTTAATTAATAGTATTCAAGGAAAAATAGGAGTCCCATTTCGTGCAGCTTGTAAGTTATACGTTCATTCATACG atgcTGCTTCTAAACATGCTGCTGTAGGCTTTTTTGATTGTCTTAGAgcagaaatggaagaatttgATATTTCTGTCAGCACTGTCAATCCAACCTTCATCTGTTCATACCATCATCAGCCAGCACCTGGCAATTGGGAGGCATCAATTTGGAAAT TCTTTTTCAGAAAGGTGACTTATGGTGTGCACCCAGCAGAGGTGGCAGAGGAAGTCTTGCGCACAGTGAGCAGTAAGAAGCAGGAGGTGCTGATGGCCAACCCTATACCCAGAGCAGCAGTTTACATTCGCACCTTCTTCCCTGAAGTGTTTTTTGCCATTGTTGCCTCAGGGATTAGGGAAAAACTGaagacagaacaagaaaattga
- the DHRS7C gene encoding dehydrogenase/reductase SDR family member 7C isoform X2 yields MGILAVFALPLLLLGISGIIYIYQTLIWLVSKSAVQNKVVVITDAISGLGKECSRVFHSGGARLVLCGRTWEKLEALYDALISVADPSTTYTPKLVLLDISDIDYIQDVAKEILNCYGCVDILINNASMKVKGAVQSISLELDKKIMDANYFGPITLTKAILPNMISRRTGQIVLINSIQGKIGVPFRAAYAASKHAAVGFFDCLRAEMEEFDISVSTVNPTFICSYHHQPAPGNWEASIWKFFFRKVTYGVHPAEVAEEVLRTVSSKKQEVLMANPIPRAAVYIRTFFPEVFFAIVASGIREKLKTEQEN; encoded by the exons ATGGGTATTCTTGCTGTATTTGCCCTACCATTGCTTCTTCTTGGGATCAGTGGAATCATTTATATTTACCAGACACTCATATGGCTAGTGTCCAAATCAGCAGTGCAAAACAAGGTAGTGGTGATCACAGATGCCATCTCTGGACTAGGCAAGG AATGTTCTCGAGTGTTTCATTCAGGAGGAGCAAGGCTTGTGTTGTGTGGCAGAACATGGGAGAAGTTGGAAGCCTTGTATGATGCTTTAATTAGCGTGGCAGACCCCAGTACA aCATATACACCAAAGCTCGTTCTTCTGGATATCTCAGACATAGACTACATTCAAGACGTAGCTAAGGAAATCCTGAATTGCTATGGTTGTGTGGATATACTCATCAACAATGCAAGTATGAAGGTAaaaggagcagtgcagagcattTCATTGGAACTTGATAAAAAGATAATGGATGCCAACTATTTTGGACCTATAACATTAACCAAag ccaTTCTTCCCAACATGATTTCTAGAAGAACTGGCCAAATAGTTTTAATTAATAGTATTCAAGGAAAAATAGGAGTCCCATTTCGTGCAGCTT atgcTGCTTCTAAACATGCTGCTGTAGGCTTTTTTGATTGTCTTAGAgcagaaatggaagaatttgATATTTCTGTCAGCACTGTCAATCCAACCTTCATCTGTTCATACCATCATCAGCCAGCACCTGGCAATTGGGAGGCATCAATTTGGAAAT TCTTTTTCAGAAAGGTGACTTATGGTGTGCACCCAGCAGAGGTGGCAGAGGAAGTCTTGCGCACAGTGAGCAGTAAGAAGCAGGAGGTGCTGATGGCCAACCCTATACCCAGAGCAGCAGTTTACATTCGCACCTTCTTCCCTGAAGTGTTTTTTGCCATTGTTGCCTCAGGGATTAGGGAAAAACTGaagacagaacaagaaaattga